The Streptococcus gwangjuense nucleotide sequence GTTTCAAGTTTATAATCTTTGTAGTACTGTAAGTCTGTCAAAGAAGCTGTTAGATCTTCTGGTGAAACATTCAATGTCTTCACAATCTCGTCACCTTTTTTCAGAGTTAGGGTGATAGATTTAATGGCTGCCTTACTTGGATTTTCCAAATTATAACGAATTTGAGATGATCGTTTCAAATCTTGAACATCAACAAGTGACAAACTTAAGATTGGTTTTTCAAAGTTTTTAGTTCCTAATTTGACGATACGATCTTGATTTAACTCCAGAACCTGTTCCACAATTTTAGGTGCTTCTTCAGTTTTTAAACCTTTGATAGTTTTGTAAGTCTTGGTAACTTTTTTCTGTCCATCTTTTCCTTCTTGGACAGTAACTCTTTCACCTTTTTTCAGTTGGTCATCTTCTTTAACAACTTCCTTAAATGGAATCTTTTCAAGACTTTCTTCTATCAGAGTTCCTTCAATTGGTTTTGTCCCACGACTTATTTTTTTAGTGACTGGTTCTTTGATGACATCGGTTGTTGTATTTAAAACTTGATCAGTCTCAACACCTTCGAGAGTCTTATAAGTCGTTTTGGTAATTTTACTACCCTTTTCTCCATCTTGGACTACAGTTTCTTCATCCGTATATTTGGTTGGATCCTCGATAATTTCTGTCTTATAGTCAATCTCAGTAGTAGTTTCTTTCGTAACCGCGCCCTCAGTTACTTTATATTCAGGTAACTTTTCTTGAACTAAAGATTCGCCTTCTTTACCGGGTTCTTGAGTACCTTTGGCTTCAACTTTCCCAGTAAATTCTGTTTGTGGTTCTTGAACTAAAGAATCGCCCTCTTTACCGGGTTCCTGAGTACCTTTAGCCTCGATTTTGCCTGAATATGCTGTTTGCGGTGCTTGGACTAAGGATTCGCCCTCTTTACCGGGTTCTTGAGTGCCTTTAGCCTTAACCTTTCCAGTATATGCTGCTTGCAGTTCTTGAACTAAGGATTCGCCCTCTTTACCGGGTTCTTGAGTGCCTTTAGCCTTAACCTTTCCAGTATATGCTGCTTGCGGTTCTTGAACTAAGGATTCGCCCTCTTTACCAGTTTCCTGAGTACCTTTAGCCTCAACCTTTCCAGTATATGCTTCCTGTGGTTCTTGAACTAAAGATTCGCCCTCTTTACCTGGTTCTTGAGTGCCTTTAGCCTCAACCTTTCCAGTATATGCTGCTTGCGATTCTTGAACTAAAGATTCGCCCTCTTTACCTGGTTCTTGAGTGCCTTTAGCCTCAACCTTTCCAGTATATACTGCTTGCGGTTCTTGAACTAAAGATTCGCCCTCTTTACCAGTCTCTTGAGTGCCTTTAGCCTCAATTTTTCCTAAATATGCTGTTTGCGGTTCTTGAACTAAGGATTCGCCCTCTTTACCTAGTTCTTGAGTACCTTTAGCCTCAACCTTTCCAGTATATGCTGCTTGCGGTTCTTGAACTAAAGATTCGCCTTTTTTACTACTTGTGTTGATAGTCGATTTTGATTCTTTAAAGTAACCAACATACTCATATCCTTCAATATGAATAACTCCTTTAGCCAAGCCTTCATGTGTAGAGGCTGAAATAGTTTGGTTATAAGAAAGTAACTCTTTATTTTCAAATGCAAAGGCAGTAAAAGGTACAAAATTGCTGACTCCAATAGAGCTGATTAACAGAACCCCTAGTACTTTACTGCGGTGTTTCTTTGAAACTAATAGAACCGCTAGCGAGGCTGTTGCCAAGCCAAGACCCGCTAGAGCGACTTCCTTACTTCCTGTGTAAGGAAGTTGTTGACTAGTAGTCGCCTTCTTGCGATAAACTACATAAATAATATCTTCATCTTGAAATTCTGTTGGAACCTCATGATGAATCAGAGCTTTTTCAGACTCGGTCAATTCCTGCTCCGCCAAATAACGGTAATGAACACTATGAACACCGCCAACTTCATTGGCTTGAACCTTATCTACTGAAAGGGTACTAGCACCAAAAAGGAAGGCCCCAATGGCTACAGGACCTACCCCAACAGTTAGCTTACGAATGGAATATTTGGTAATTTTTTCTAGTTGTTGTTTTGTTTTTTTCATTCTCACGACTTTCTGATAGAATCTTGTGGATAATGCGCACGCGCACCTCCAATTAATTTTGGACGGCTAGCAAGGGCCGTTACATGGGCATGCCCAATTTCTCTCAAAAGAGGGCGAATCGGAACCTGAACATGCTTGACATGCATACCAATTGCAGTGTCTCCGATATCCAATCCAGCATGAGCCTTGATAAATTCAACCTCAACTGGATCTTGCATAAACTTGAAGGCTGCCAACTGACCTGAACCTCCTGCATGAAGGGTAGGAAGGACACTGACGATTTCCAGGCCAAACTGCTCTGCCACCTGACGTTCAACAACGAGGGCCCGATTGACATGTTCACAACCTTGAACAGCTAGATGAATTCCTTTTTCCTCTAGGATATCTAGGATGGTCTTCACAATGATTTCCCCAATTTCTTGGCTTGATTCCTTGCCAATCTGACCACCTATCACTTCACTAGAAGAAAGGCCCAAAACAAAGATGGATCCTTGCTTCAAATTGGCCTTTTCTAATACATCTTTTACAATTTGGCTTGTTTCTCTTTGAATGTCTTTTTCCTTCATACTTGATACCTCTTTTGTCATTATCTATCATATCGTTTTTTCCACTTTTTAGCAAGATAGACAACCTAGAAAGCTTACTCAATTACGCATAAAACTCCCAGAATGAACCGGGAGTTAACTAGTTTCTATTCTATTTATGTATATTTCAACCTTCGTTCCTTTTAAAGGGGCAGAAACGATCTTCATCTGGTAATCTTCTCCAAAATGAAGTTTAAGCCGCTGGTCAACATTTTGAAGACCAACTCCTCCACGTTTGAGTTGACTTTGACTACTATCGCCCGTATCTTGGAAGCCAACTCCATCATCCTCAATACGAATGACCAATCCTGAATCCTGTTTCTGGACAGAAAGTTTAATATGTCCCTGACCTTCTTTTTCTTTAATGCCATGGTAAAGAGCATTTTCTACAAGGGGTTGTAGCACTAACTTAGGCAAGACTAGCTTATCAAAGGCAGGATTTTCATTAATTTCATACTCCAGCTTATCGCCATAACGTTGTTTCTGAATAAAGAGATACTGGCGGACATGATTGATTTCGTCAGACAGGCAAATCAAATCTTTACCCTGATTGAGCGCCAAGCGGAAATAGGTTGCCAAAGACTTGGTCACCTGAACCACTCGCTGACTGTCCTGAAATTCAGCCATCCAGATGATAGTGTCTAAGGTATTATAGAGGAAATGCGGATTAATCTGGCTTGATAGGGCTTGAAGTTGGTACTGACGGGTCGTTTCCTCCTGGCTACGAATATCCATCATCAACTGATCAATCTGATCCAACATGGCATTGAACTGGCGAGTCACCTCTCTCAGTTCATAGGCACCAGTTTCCTTGGCACGAAGATTTTGAGAACCAGAAGCAATCTCCAGCATGGTTTCTCTCAAATCCTTCAAAGGGGCAATCCAGCGTTTAAGAGTAAGCCACACCAAACAGAGACAGGCAAGAAGTGATGTGACACTAGCCCCTAGCAAGGTCCACAAGAGTTGACTCCGAACCTTGTCTAACTTTTCCAGTGAGGACACGCCAAGCACCGTCCAATCAGTTCCTGCAATCTTTTCTTGACTGACGTAGGATTTGTGATCTGGAGTATAGCCCTGCCCTGTCTCAATATAGGGTTTCAT carries:
- a CDS encoding TIGR01440 family protein, giving the protein MKEKDIQRETSQIVKDVLEKANLKQGSIFVLGLSSSEVIGGQIGKESSQEIGEIIVKTILDILEEKGIHLAVQGCEHVNRALVVERQVAEQFGLEIVSVLPTLHAGGSGQLAAFKFMQDPVEVEFIKAHAGLDIGDTAIGMHVKHVQVPIRPLLREIGHAHVTALASRPKLIGGARAHYPQDSIRKS
- a CDS encoding cache domain-containing sensor histidine kinase: MKRSSLLVRMVISIFLVFLILLAVVGTFYYRSSSSAIEATIEGDSQTTISQTSHFIQSYIKKLETTSTSLTQQTDVLAYAENPSQDKVKGIRDLFLTILKADQDLKAVVLVTKSGQLISTDDTVQMKTSSDMMTEDWYQKAIHQGAKPVLTPAHKSDSQWVISVTQELLDAKGADLGVLRLDISYETLEAYLNQLQLGQQGFAFIINENHEFVYHPQHTVYSSASEMEAMKPYIETGQGYTPDHKSYVSQEKIAGTDWTVLGVSSLEKLDKVRSQLLWTLLGASVTSLLACLCLVWLTLKRWIAPLKDLRETMLEIASGSQNLRAKETGAYELREVTRQFNAMLDQIDQLMMDIRSQEETTRQYQLQALSSQINPHFLYNTLDTIIWMAEFQDSQRVVQVTKSLATYFRLALNQGKDLICLSDEINHVRQYLFIQKQRYGDKLEYEINENPAFDKLVLPKLVLQPLVENALYHGIKEKEGQGHIKLSVQKQDSGLVIRIEDDGVGFQDTGDSSQSQLKRGGVGLQNVDQRLKLHFGEDYQMKIVSAPLKGTKVEIYINRIETS